The Prinia subflava isolate CZ2003 ecotype Zambia chromosome 5, Cam_Psub_1.2, whole genome shotgun sequence genome window below encodes:
- the ZFYVE1 gene encoding zinc finger FYVE domain-containing protein 1: protein MSAHTQTAEKGQNTTLLCQESYVCSGTDEAIFECDECRSLQCQRCEEELHQPERLRNHERTRIRPGHVPYCDSCKGANGNIMHASVTGARQIAAVRCQVCKINLCVECQKRTHAGGNRRKHPVTVYHAGKAQEQEEEEGMDEETKKRKMTEKVVSFLLVDETEEIQVRNEEDFIKKLDCSPDQHLKVVSIFGNTGDGKSHTLNHTFFYGREVFKTSPAQESCTVGVWAAYDPVRKVVVIDTEGLLGATVNLSQRTRLLLKVLAISDLVIYRTRADRLHNDLFKFLGDASEAYLKHFTKELKATTARCGLDVPLSTLGPGVIIFHETVYTKLLGSDHPSEVPEKLIQDRFRKLSCFPEAFSSIHYKGTRTYNPPTDFSGLRRAVEQQLENNTTRSPRQPGVIYKALKALSDRFSGEIPDDQMAHSSFFPDEYFTCSSVCLSCGCGCKKSMNHAKEGVPHESKSRCRYSHQYDNRVYTCKACYERGMEVSVVPKTSASTDSPWLGLAKYAWSGYVIECPNCGVVYRSRQYWFGNQDPVNTVVRTEIEHVWPGTDGFLKDNNNAAQRLLDGMNFMAQSVSELSLGPTKAVTSWLTDQIAPAYWRPNSQILSCKKCNTPFKDNDTKHHCRACGEGFCDGCSSKTRPVPERGWGPAPVRVCDNCYDNRGIQLDVAELPSEEEGGTLIARKVGEAVQNTLGAVVTAMDIPLGLVKDAARPAYWVPDHEILHCHNCRKEFSIKLSKHHCRACGQGFCDECSHDRRAVPSRGWDHPVRVCFNCNKKPGDL from the exons ATGAGTGCCCACACGCAAACTGCGGAGAAAGGACAGAACACGACACTCCTGTGCCAGGAAAGCTATGTTTGCAGTGGGACAGATGAAGCAATCTTTGAGTGCGACGAGtgcaggagcctgcagtgcCAGCGTTGCGAGGAAGAGCTGCATCAGCCAGAAAGGTTGCGGAACCACGAACGGACCCGTATCAGACCCGGCCACGTCCCGTACTGTGACTCCTGCAAAGGTGCCAATGGGAACATAATGCATGCCAGTGTGACAGGCGCAAGGCAGATAGCAGCAGTGAGGTGCCAGGTGTGCAAAATCAACCTCTGTGTGGAGTGTCAGAAGAGAACACATGCTGGGGGGAACAGAAGGAAGCACCCTGTCACTGTGTACCATGCTGGCAAAGCCCAAGaacaggaagaggaggaggggatggATGAGGAGACCAAGAAAAGGAAGATGACAGAGAAAGTTGTGAGTTTCCTTTTGGTGGATGAAACTGAGGAGATTCAG gtAAGGAATGAAGAAGACTTTATTAAGAAACTGGACTGCAGTCCTGACCAGCACCTAAAGGTAGTGTCCATCTTTGGGAACACAGGGGATGGCAAGTCTCACACCCTCAACCACACTTTCTTCTATGGCCGGGAAGTCTTCAAGACGTCTCCTGCCCAGGAGTCCTGCACAGTGGGAGTTTGGGCAGCCTATGACCCTGTCCGCAAAGTGGTGGTCATTGACACAGAGGGCCTGCTGGGGGCCACTGTGAACCTCAGCCAGAGAACACGGCTGCTGCTGAAGGTCCTGGCCATCTCTGACCTTGTCATCTACCGTACTCGTGCTGACAGGCTGCACAATGACCTCTTCAAGTTCCTCGGTGATGCCTCAGAGGCTTATTTAAAACACTTCACCAAGGAGCTAAAAGCTACCACAGCCCGCTGTGGCCTAGATGTTCCTCTGTCAACTTTGGGTCCAGGTGTCATCATTTTTCATGAGACTGTGTACACCAagctgctgggctctg ATCATCCTTCTGAGGTTCCTGAGAAGCTCATTCAGGATCGGTTTCGGAAGCTAAGCTGTTTTCCTGAGGCTTTCAGCTCAATTCACTACAAGGGAACAAGGACATACAATCCTCCAACAGATTTCTCTGGGCTTAGGCGAGCcgtggagcagcagctggagaacaATACTACTCGGTCACCTAGACAGCCTGGGGTTATCTACAAAGCACTAAAA GCTCTAAGTGACCGGTTCAGTGGGGAGATCCCTGATGACCAGATGGCTCACAGCTCTTTCTTTCCAGATGAATATTTCACATGCTCCTCTGTGTGCCTAAGCTGTGG GTGTGGCTGTAAGAAGAGCATGAACCATGCAAAGGAAGGAGTCCCTCATGAATCCAAAAGTCGATGCAGATATTCTCACCAGTATGATAACAGAGTCTACACTTGCAAG GCCTGTTACGAGCGAGGGATGGAGGTCAGCGTGGTGCCAAAAACCTCTGCTTCCACGGATTCCCCTTGGCTGGGCCTTGCCAAGTATGCCTGGTCAGG GTACGTGATCGAGTGCCCCAACTGTGGGGTGGTGTATCGCAGCCGGCAGTACTGGTTTGGCAACCAAGACCCTGTGAACACTGTAGTGAGGACAGAAATTGAGCATGTCTGGCCAGGG ACTGATGGATTTCTGAAAGACAACAACAATGCAGCCCAGCGTTTGTTGGATGGCATGAATTTCATGGCTCAGTCAGTATCTGAACTTAGCCTGGGACCCACAAAAGCTGTGACCTCCTGGTTGACAGACCAGATTGCCCCAGCTTACTGGAGACCCAACTCTCAGATTCTG AGTTGTAAGAAGTGCAACACGCCTTTCAAAGATAACGACACGAAGCATCACTGCCGGGCCTGTGGAGAGGGCTTCTGTGATGGCTGTTCTTCCAAGACCCGTCCCGTGCCTGAGCGGGGCTGGGGACCAGCACCAGTGCGCGTGTGTGACAACTGCTATGACAACAGGGGCATCCAGTTAG ATGTGGCTGAACTGCCTtcagaggaggaaggggggacACTTATTGCCAGGAAGGTGGGGGAAGCTGTGCAAAACACGCTTGGAGCGGTGGTGACAGCCATGGACATTCCCTTAG GTCTGGTAAAAGATGCTGCCCGCCCTGCGTACTGGGTACCAGACCACGAAATCCTGCACTGCCACAATTGCCGGAAGGAGTTCAGTATCAAACTCTCCAAACACCACTGCCGCGCCTGTGGCCAGGGGTTCTGTGACGAGTGCTCACACGACCGCAGAGCGGTTCCCTCTCGCGGGTGGGATCACCCAGTCCGAGTTTGCTTTAACTGCAATAAAAAGCCTGGCGACCTTTaa